The following proteins are encoded in a genomic region of Blastopirellula marina:
- a CDS encoding 30S ribosomal protein S1, whose amino-acid sequence MSTDPQKDPASADPTQQNPEASAEGQSTPATPEPSATEPSSDSTDDGDRKKVLIGSQRDAPQQPAKPQPPKPKKPVRPARPQEDGDDPTKIPADLSETLAEASEAEAGEPDYRLPVEGGKVHVPNRRETMDDIEAEIAAAMGDRSLDDVMGPQATAPSASPLEEGSRVNAVVIRVHREDVFFDLPGGNQGIASIRNFVAPPAVGDKMEVSIGNFQSGQRLYEVGIPGSSISVQDWGDIREGVVVDAVVDGVNKGGLECAVGTVRGFIPASQAATYHVDKLEDFLGRKLQCLVTEANPEKRNLVLSARAVEEKLQEDNKKELLGSLTVGQIRDGKVTRIQDFGAFVDLGGVDGLVHVSQISWDRVKHPSDVLAEGQIVKVKVTKMDPETGKIGLSIRDTMENPWQKVASEFAVGKVISGKVTKLMEFGAFVEIAPGIEGLVHVSEVSYSRISRVSSVLKVGEEVEVKVLSIDQAKRRISLSIKATQPPPADARQGGRKKDDFEGDIDREVSVKKNSNQPLKGGITNDQSEGSKFGLKW is encoded by the coding sequence ATGTCGACCGATCCTCAAAAGGATCCCGCTTCCGCGGACCCCACCCAGCAGAATCCCGAAGCTTCGGCAGAAGGCCAATCCACTCCTGCAACCCCAGAGCCCTCCGCTACCGAGCCTTCCTCGGACAGCACGGACGATGGCGATCGCAAGAAAGTGCTGATCGGCTCGCAGCGAGATGCCCCGCAGCAGCCCGCGAAGCCGCAGCCGCCAAAGCCAAAAAAACCGGTTCGTCCAGCTCGACCACAGGAAGACGGGGACGATCCAACCAAGATCCCGGCTGATCTGAGTGAAACGCTGGCGGAAGCTTCGGAAGCAGAAGCGGGCGAGCCAGACTATCGCCTGCCGGTAGAGGGTGGCAAGGTTCATGTTCCCAATCGTCGTGAAACGATGGACGACATCGAAGCAGAGATTGCCGCTGCGATGGGTGATCGCTCACTCGACGACGTAATGGGGCCGCAGGCCACCGCGCCGTCCGCTTCTCCGCTGGAGGAAGGATCACGCGTGAATGCCGTAGTTATTCGCGTGCATCGCGAAGACGTCTTCTTCGATCTGCCTGGCGGTAATCAAGGAATTGCATCAATTCGCAACTTCGTCGCTCCACCAGCAGTGGGTGACAAGATGGAAGTCTCGATTGGCAACTTCCAGTCCGGTCAACGTTTGTACGAAGTCGGCATCCCTGGTTCGTCGATCAGTGTTCAAGACTGGGGTGACATCCGCGAAGGGGTTGTCGTTGATGCCGTGGTTGATGGTGTCAACAAAGGTGGCCTCGAATGTGCCGTTGGCACCGTGCGTGGATTTATTCCAGCCAGCCAAGCTGCGACCTATCACGTCGACAAGTTGGAAGACTTCCTCGGGCGCAAGCTGCAGTGCTTGGTGACGGAAGCCAACCCCGAGAAACGCAACCTGGTGCTCAGCGCTCGGGCCGTTGAAGAGAAACTACAGGAAGATAACAAGAAGGAACTGCTGGGCAGTTTGACGGTCGGCCAGATCCGTGACGGTAAGGTGACCCGCATCCAAGATTTCGGTGCCTTCGTCGACTTGGGTGGCGTGGACGGTTTGGTGCATGTCAGCCAGATCAGCTGGGACCGCGTGAAGCATCCTTCCGACGTCTTGGCAGAAGGCCAGATCGTTAAGGTGAAGGTCACCAAGATGGATCCCGAGACTGGCAAGATCGGCCTCTCGATTCGTGACACGATGGAAAATCCATGGCAAAAGGTGGCCAGCGAATTTGCTGTCGGTAAGGTGATCTCTGGCAAGGTGACCAAGCTGATGGAATTCGGTGCGTTTGTTGAAATCGCCCCAGGCATCGAAGGCCTGGTCCACGTTAGCGAAGTTAGCTACAGCCGCATCAGTCGTGTTTCGTCGGTGTTGAAAGTGGGCGAAGAAGTTGAAGTGAAGGTCCTCAGCATTGATCAAGCCAAGCGTCGTATTAGCTTGTCGATTAAAGCGACCCAGCCACCACCGGCCGACGCCCGCCAAGGGGGTCGCAAGAAGGACGACTTCGAAGGCGACATCGATCGCGAAGTCTCGGTCAAGAAGAACTCGAACCAGCCGCTCAAGGGTGGTATCACCAACGACCAGAGCGAAGGTTCCAAGTTCGGTTTGAAGTGGTAA
- a CDS encoding MarR family winged helix-turn-helix transcriptional regulator: MLRYDFEDSMGYWVFSVAHLMTRAMNDELGKLGITYRQWEVLCWLSYMGEITQSELADHMRIEAPTLVGVIDRMERDGWIVRETDPTDRRKKIIRATEKVEPMWEQMVDCAKDVRAKALRDVAPEDVKKTKEILKMIRSNLLSELPGHIPPEPIGQKQPSEAGSNP, encoded by the coding sequence ATGCTCCGTTACGACTTTGAAGACAGCATGGGCTATTGGGTGTTTAGCGTTGCTCACCTAATGACGCGTGCGATGAACGACGAGCTCGGTAAGCTTGGAATCACTTACCGCCAATGGGAAGTCCTTTGCTGGCTTTCTTACATGGGTGAGATCACGCAAAGCGAATTAGCCGACCATATGCGCATTGAGGCACCTACTTTGGTCGGTGTGATCGATCGCATGGAACGCGATGGCTGGATTGTTCGCGAGACCGACCCCACCGATCGTCGTAAAAAGATTATTCGGGCTACCGAGAAGGTAGAACCGATGTGGGAGCAAATGGTCGACTGTGCCAAAGACGTCCGTGCGAAAGCGCTACGGGACGTGGCTCCTGAGGATGTGAAGAAGACCAAAGAAATCTTAAAAATGATCCGCAGCAACTTGCTGTCAGAGCTTCCCGGCCACATCCCGCCCGAACCGATCGGCCAGAAACAGCCCTCAGAAGCAGGCTCGAATCCGTAA
- a CDS encoding radical SAM protein: MTTHRLHTQHQRTFEGNRFVYPVLSRRSKGLSIGVNLNPDKICNFDCIYCQVDRRTESEVRFVESERYFSELEEMLDLCASGEIFQTAKFSETPQHLRRVNDIAFSGDGEPTTYKNFDELIARSAEIKRRHRLDDVKMVLITNATMFHREHVQRGLATLDANQGEIWAKLDAGTEKYYRTIERTKIPFQRVLDNLLLAAKVRPIVIQSMFLKLLGQSPSAEEISAFCDRLTEIVDGGGEIKLVQVYTVARKPAESIVSPLEDREVDAIAEQVRERTGLAAEVYYGSSDY, from the coding sequence ATGACCACACATCGACTTCACACTCAGCACCAGCGAACTTTCGAAGGAAATCGTTTCGTCTATCCTGTCCTTTCCCGCCGTAGCAAAGGGCTGTCGATTGGCGTCAATTTGAATCCTGACAAGATCTGTAACTTCGATTGCATCTATTGTCAGGTCGATCGACGCACTGAGAGCGAGGTTCGCTTCGTTGAAAGCGAACGGTATTTTTCCGAGCTAGAGGAAATGCTCGATCTGTGTGCCTCCGGCGAGATCTTCCAGACGGCAAAGTTTTCGGAAACGCCTCAGCACTTGCGACGCGTGAACGACATCGCGTTTAGCGGTGACGGCGAGCCGACAACCTATAAAAACTTCGATGAGCTGATCGCTCGGTCAGCGGAAATCAAACGTCGACATCGATTAGACGACGTGAAGATGGTACTGATCACCAATGCCACAATGTTCCATCGCGAGCACGTTCAGCGAGGACTGGCCACTTTGGATGCGAACCAAGGTGAGATCTGGGCGAAACTTGATGCCGGAACCGAAAAGTATTACCGCACGATCGAACGCACAAAGATTCCTTTCCAACGCGTGCTCGACAATCTTCTGCTCGCGGCGAAGGTTCGACCGATTGTGATTCAGTCGATGTTCCTCAAACTGCTCGGACAAAGCCCATCTGCGGAGGAAATCTCGGCCTTCTGCGATCGTTTGACCGAGATCGTTGATGGCGGAGGAGAGATCAAGCTGGTCCAGGTTTATACCGTGGCCCGCAAGCCAGCTGAATCGATCGTCTCGCCACTGGAAGATCGAGAAGTGGACGCAATCGCAGAACAAGTTCGCGAACGTACCGGTCTTGCTGCGGAAGTTTATTACGGCAGTTCGGACTATTGA
- a CDS encoding CDGSH iron-sulfur domain-containing protein codes for MSETKIRIRDNGPFLVEGPITLEDADGNSYTIDKPTIALCRCGASDNKPFCDGKHKHCGFASEERAAAE; via the coding sequence ATGTCCGAAACAAAGATTCGCATCCGAGATAACGGCCCGTTCTTGGTGGAAGGTCCCATCACGTTGGAAGATGCCGACGGCAACTCTTACACGATCGATAAGCCGACCATCGCCCTTTGCCGTTGTGGTGCCTCCGACAACAAGCCCTTTTGTGATGGGAAGCACAAACACTGCGGCTTCGCTTCTGAAGAGCGCGCCGCAGCCGAATAA
- a CDS encoding methyl-accepting chemotaxis protein: MLNRLSIMQKTIAGFAIVLLLMAVSAGVSWNGLTGSATGFQQYRKLARDSNFCSDVTNRMMQLRMTAKNFDVSGDSVQIARFNDVRGEIDGLLRDADQRINDPDRQQILNEMGTAIQGYYDAFASIVACRQTRDDKQKNSLDVLGPEMVNRLSQIMESARADGDAEAVNVAAVTLNDLMLVRLNVYKFLNTIDQKFNEATQDCFQKLSSDLSELDSQLQNPKRRELLAETKSRSDSYQQAYGQMAAALTEERSLVDDRLDVLGPQVAGLANQLNSSITTEQDTLGPKLEASNQATLIIVAVVSVGALLIGLVIAVLQSRAIVLPIRRVMTILGLVSEGDLRQRLQVTSQDEIGKMSNSVNAMVENLQKAMTALLANSKSLADSAQEMNTTADNMSQVSCDTKTQSTTAAAAAEELSTNMQSMATAASQMSTNMESVASAVEEMSVSITQIAESMEEANHVASEANRLADSSRNRLNELNVAANEIGGVIELIQDIAEQTNLLALNATIEAARAGEAGKGFAVVAEEVKALARQTSNATGDIERRVNSIQQASSESVLSIDDISVVIEKLNHLSQNVASAVEEQSATTQEIANNVAQANTVVQQVTQSVNESALAGEEIARSVNSVDRSSIQVSNGAGQTKSCSGILGGISHELQTLVAQFEV; this comes from the coding sequence ATGTTGAATCGACTCAGTATCATGCAGAAGACGATCGCAGGGTTTGCGATCGTATTACTATTGATGGCGGTATCCGCTGGTGTTTCATGGAATGGGCTCACTGGCTCGGCAACCGGCTTTCAGCAGTATCGCAAGCTGGCCCGTGACTCAAATTTCTGCTCCGATGTCACCAACCGTATGATGCAGCTACGGATGACGGCGAAGAACTTCGACGTTTCTGGCGACTCGGTTCAGATTGCCAGATTTAACGATGTGCGAGGAGAGATCGATGGTTTGCTTCGCGATGCTGACCAACGCATCAACGACCCAGACCGACAGCAGATCTTGAACGAAATGGGCACGGCCATTCAGGGCTATTACGATGCGTTCGCTTCGATCGTTGCATGTCGACAAACGCGTGACGATAAGCAGAAGAACAGCCTTGATGTGCTTGGCCCAGAAATGGTCAATCGGCTGTCGCAAATCATGGAGAGTGCACGTGCCGACGGAGACGCGGAAGCTGTGAATGTAGCCGCCGTAACGTTAAACGACCTGATGCTCGTTCGCTTGAATGTTTACAAGTTTTTGAACACGATCGATCAGAAGTTCAACGAAGCGACGCAAGACTGCTTTCAGAAGCTAAGTTCCGATCTTAGCGAGCTCGATTCACAATTGCAGAATCCAAAACGCCGAGAATTGCTCGCAGAAACCAAGTCGCGGAGCGATTCCTACCAGCAAGCTTACGGCCAAATGGCAGCTGCTTTAACGGAAGAGCGATCTCTCGTGGACGACCGTCTCGACGTCCTAGGACCTCAGGTCGCCGGATTGGCCAATCAACTCAACAGTTCCATTACGACGGAACAAGACACGCTCGGTCCTAAACTTGAAGCATCGAACCAGGCAACACTCATCATAGTTGCCGTTGTCAGTGTGGGGGCGCTGCTGATCGGTTTGGTGATCGCAGTCTTGCAAAGTCGGGCGATCGTTCTTCCAATCCGTCGGGTGATGACCATTTTAGGTTTAGTTTCGGAAGGGGATCTGCGTCAGCGACTGCAAGTCACCAGCCAGGACGAAATCGGCAAAATGTCGAATTCCGTGAATGCCATGGTCGAGAATCTGCAGAAGGCAATGACTGCCCTGTTGGCTAACAGCAAGTCACTTGCCGATTCGGCTCAGGAGATGAATACAACGGCCGACAACATGTCGCAAGTTTCGTGCGATACGAAGACGCAATCAACAACCGCCGCTGCGGCTGCCGAAGAGTTGTCGACTAACATGCAAAGCATGGCCACCGCGGCAAGTCAGATGTCCACGAATATGGAATCGGTTGCAAGTGCGGTGGAAGAGATGTCGGTTAGTATCACGCAAATCGCTGAAAGCATGGAAGAAGCCAATCACGTCGCTTCGGAAGCCAATCGTTTAGCCGATTCCAGTCGAAATCGTCTTAATGAATTGAACGTCGCTGCGAACGAAATTGGTGGCGTAATCGAACTGATTCAGGACATCGCTGAACAGACCAATCTCTTGGCTCTTAATGCCACCATCGAAGCGGCTCGTGCTGGCGAGGCTGGGAAAGGCTTTGCCGTGGTTGCCGAAGAAGTCAAAGCACTCGCTCGGCAAACCAGCAATGCCACCGGCGACATCGAGCGACGGGTGAATAGCATTCAACAAGCATCGTCGGAGTCGGTGCTGTCGATCGATGACATCAGTGTGGTGATCGAAAAACTGAACCATCTTTCGCAAAATGTGGCCTCTGCGGTAGAAGAGCAGTCAGCGACGACGCAAGAGATTGCCAACAACGTGGCACAGGCAAACACGGTCGTCCAGCAAGTGACGCAATCGGTTAACGAATCGGCCTTGGCCGGAGAAGAGATTGCTCGATCGGTCAACTCCGTCGATCGAAGCTCGATACAAGTCTCGAATGGAGCCGGACAAACGAAGAGTTGCAGCGGAATTCTAGGGGGCATTTCCCACGAATTACAAACGCTGGTAGCGCAGTTCGAAGTGTAA
- the miaB gene encoding tRNA (N6-isopentenyl adenosine(37)-C2)-methylthiotransferase MiaB — translation MEKRLYIETVGCQMNMLDSELVVATLRKQGYVLTNSPDEADTLLFNTCSVREQAENKTYSHLGVLRDLKKQHPEKIIGVMGCMAQNHQHKIFTRAPYVDLIVGPGQLHQIPSMIDKIAAGEGKQIEVSLGRKDGTRDQITRSHESFDPLRDPEMRPTPFQAYVRIQIGCDKFCTYCIVPSVRGPEQGRSPEDIIRESRHLAEHGTVEITLVGQTVNSYKATDASGKLWRLADLLAELQEIEGLERIKFVTNYPKDMTRELLEAVRDLSKVSPYLHVPLQSGSDEVLKRMKRGYTVADYRDMMARIREIVPGYAVSSDFIVGFCGETDEEFQKTVELVEECRFKNSFIFKYSEREGTRGADLFIDDVPRHVKQQRNNDLLAIQNRISLEDNQKLIGDTVHVLVEGPSKTALKNSEGNENTHATQLIGRTHCDRIVVFDGNPRQIGKILPVVVYDCHAHTLFGEVVTQECGPELFALG, via the coding sequence ATGGAAAAACGTCTTTACATTGAAACCGTCGGTTGTCAGATGAACATGCTCGATAGCGAGCTGGTTGTAGCTACGCTGCGCAAGCAAGGCTATGTTCTGACGAATTCTCCGGACGAAGCTGATACGCTGCTTTTCAACACGTGTAGCGTGCGTGAACAAGCCGAAAACAAGACCTATAGTCATCTGGGCGTTTTGCGTGATCTGAAGAAGCAGCATCCTGAGAAGATTATCGGTGTCATGGGCTGCATGGCCCAGAATCACCAGCACAAGATCTTTACCCGCGCTCCGTATGTCGACCTGATCGTGGGGCCTGGCCAGTTGCATCAGATTCCTTCCATGATCGACAAGATCGCTGCCGGTGAAGGAAAGCAAATTGAAGTCAGCCTGGGGCGTAAAGACGGGACACGCGATCAGATCACGCGTAGCCACGAAAGCTTCGATCCGCTGCGAGATCCTGAGATGCGCCCGACGCCGTTTCAGGCCTACGTGCGGATTCAGATCGGCTGCGATAAGTTTTGCACTTACTGTATCGTGCCAAGTGTGCGAGGCCCTGAGCAAGGGCGTTCGCCTGAGGATATCATTCGCGAAAGCCGCCACTTGGCCGAGCATGGCACGGTCGAGATCACGCTCGTCGGCCAAACCGTGAATAGCTACAAAGCGACCGATGCCAGTGGCAAGTTGTGGCGACTTGCCGATCTGTTGGCCGAGCTGCAAGAGATTGAAGGACTCGAGCGGATCAAATTCGTCACCAACTATCCCAAGGACATGACGCGGGAATTGTTGGAAGCGGTACGCGACCTGAGCAAGGTTTCGCCCTACTTACATGTGCCGCTGCAAAGTGGTTCGGACGAAGTTCTGAAGCGGATGAAGCGGGGATATACCGTCGCGGATTATCGTGACATGATGGCCCGCATTCGTGAGATCGTTCCGGGTTACGCTGTCAGCAGCGACTTCATTGTTGGCTTCTGTGGCGAGACCGACGAAGAATTCCAGAAGACCGTCGAGTTGGTGGAAGAATGCCGCTTTAAGAATAGCTTCATTTTTAAATATAGCGAACGAGAAGGGACACGCGGGGCTGATCTGTTTATCGACGACGTCCCACGTCACGTGAAGCAACAGCGTAATAATGACCTGCTTGCGATTCAGAATCGTATCAGCTTGGAAGACAATCAGAAGCTCATTGGTGATACGGTCCATGTGCTGGTTGAAGGGCCGAGTAAGACCGCGCTGAAAAATAGCGAAGGAAACGAGAACACCCACGCCACGCAGCTGATTGGTCGAACGCACTGCGATCGGATTGTCGTATTCGATGGCAATCCGCGTCAAATCGGCAAGATTCTTCCGGTGGTTGTTTACGATTGCCATGCTCACACACTCTTCGGTGAAGTCGTTACACAAGAGTGCGGCCCAGAGCTATTCGCCCTTGGTTAG
- the fmt gene encoding methionyl-tRNA formyltransferase, protein MRIVMMGTGPFAVPTFEALIESDHEVVCLFTQPLRPTRGKRPAPPTPMRDVATKHGLPIYDPESINTDDARAILREQEADLLVVCDYGQILSNESLALAKLGGINLHGSILPKYRGAAPVNWAVYNGDEETGVTVIHMTPKLDGGPCLKVVRTPIEPTETAVELEPRLALLGVPAVLESIALLEENGGESLVGEPQDPSLVSKAPRLKKTDADIDWTMSAQQIYNQFRAFQPWPGCYTHLSRGDKPPLRLILAEISLLSTPADASVKPGCIAAATADQLQIAANGGRIVVHKLQPAGKKVMEAAEFVRGYQPKVGDAFLSESQL, encoded by the coding sequence ATGCGAATCGTCATGATGGGAACCGGTCCGTTCGCTGTTCCCACGTTTGAAGCCCTGATCGAGAGCGACCACGAAGTGGTTTGCCTATTCACGCAACCGCTACGTCCGACGCGCGGCAAACGCCCTGCCCCACCGACACCGATGCGGGACGTGGCCACGAAGCATGGCCTGCCGATCTACGATCCTGAAAGCATCAATACCGACGATGCACGGGCGATTCTACGTGAGCAGGAAGCCGATTTGTTGGTGGTCTGCGACTACGGACAGATCCTTTCAAACGAATCGCTTGCCCTGGCAAAGTTGGGTGGGATTAATTTGCATGGTTCGATCTTGCCGAAATATCGCGGGGCGGCACCAGTGAACTGGGCAGTCTACAACGGTGATGAAGAAACCGGCGTGACCGTGATTCACATGACGCCCAAGCTCGATGGCGGACCATGCTTGAAGGTCGTCCGCACGCCCATCGAGCCGACCGAAACAGCCGTCGAACTAGAACCGCGTCTCGCGCTGTTGGGCGTGCCAGCTGTGCTTGAGTCGATCGCCCTACTGGAAGAAAACGGCGGTGAATCGCTAGTGGGGGAACCGCAAGATCCGAGCCTCGTTTCTAAAGCACCACGGCTGAAGAAGACCGACGCCGATATCGATTGGACCATGTCGGCCCAACAGATCTACAACCAGTTTCGTGCCTTTCAGCCATGGCCGGGCTGTTACACCCACTTATCTCGCGGAGACAAGCCGCCGCTACGGTTGATTTTGGCTGAGATCTCGCTGCTGAGTACACCCGCCGATGCTTCCGTTAAACCGGGATGCATCGCTGCAGCCACCGCGGATCAGCTTCAGATCGCCGCGAACGGCGGACGAATCGTTGTCCATAAGCTTCAGCCTGCCGGAAAGAAGGTGATGGAAGCCGCAGAGTTCGTCCGTGGCTATCAACCGAAGGTGGGGGATGCGTTCCTCTCAGAATCTCAGCTGTAG
- the def gene encoding peptide deformylase — protein MQIIHYPHPTLNYKSKPVKRVDAELRGMIAEMFDLMYAARGIGLAANQVGIPLRFFVMNLAGAKGEGEELVFINPTISRTTGADEAEEGCLSLPGVYGPVLRPAEVLFSAYMPNGEKFEQKVSGMFARCVQHETDHLDGIMFIERMDDDSLYQIQPEVDQFELTFERLRSEGKLPTDQEITAFQNDIEAKYA, from the coding sequence TTGCAGATCATTCATTACCCTCACCCGACCCTTAACTATAAGTCGAAGCCTGTTAAACGCGTCGATGCGGAACTTCGCGGCATGATTGCCGAGATGTTCGATTTGATGTACGCCGCGCGCGGTATCGGCTTGGCCGCGAATCAGGTTGGGATCCCGCTCCGATTCTTCGTCATGAATCTGGCTGGCGCCAAAGGAGAAGGGGAAGAACTGGTCTTCATCAACCCGACCATCAGTCGCACAACGGGCGCCGATGAAGCGGAAGAGGGGTGTTTGAGCTTGCCTGGCGTTTATGGTCCGGTATTGCGACCTGCGGAAGTCCTGTTCAGCGCTTACATGCCCAACGGCGAGAAGTTTGAGCAAAAGGTCAGCGGCATGTTCGCTCGCTGCGTGCAGCACGAGACTGACCACTTGGACGGTATTATGTTCATCGAACGAATGGACGACGACTCGCTTTACCAGATTCAGCCCGAGGTCGACCAGTTCGAGCTTACCTTCGAGCGACTTCGTTCCGAAGGAAAACTGCCGACCGACCAAGAGATCACTGCGTTCCAGAACGACATTGAAGCGAAATACGCTTAG